In Vitis vinifera cultivar Pinot Noir 40024 chromosome 4, ASM3070453v1, the genomic window aacataaaaatatgttGATCAATGCCTTAGGATAACCTTATAAGGTTTAAGACGGGTTGATTAATTACAGAGGGTCTTTACCCTTATAATAAGAGTCATGGTCTACCTAAAGTAGGCTTGACCCTTGTGATACTAGGATATCTTGTAAAAAGATAGCCATGCCTTAGGATAACTATATTTttcctaaattaattaccaacatGTCTTCAATGCTTAGTTTACTTTATTAAtgcatgtaaattttttttatttgttatggGATATCATGTCTTTAACCTAATCACCTTTTATCTCATGTTTAAATTGGACCTAGTTATAAactgaaaaataatttggatataataattgtataaaaGCTAATTTAGGTAgagtttgttattttcttttaataaaccTAGTAGAAAATCATATTAGCATATCAAAGGTGACATAGGACAAATCAAAAGACTAAGTGTCTTATTcttggatctttggataatgtgtttcaaaagcaacacatgtctattgacatggtctatgatattctctttaaagttgcAAGGATTATTTAGTGATAAGGGCAAGTTACCAAGATTCATGTGATCTTAAAGATCTTACCAAATTCCTTTAGGACAGATAAGAGGATTCTCAAATATTATAAGGGTgttcatatgaaaattagagGTTTTTCAGACTCTTtgaccaagaagaagaagaaaaacaccaAATAAGAATAGTtcaagaaaggaaataaaagaacaagTTCATGGGCACTAGGTGATTCCTTTGTGATCTTTTGAGGACATTGCAAAAGGAATTCTCAATTCAcccaaggaaaaaagaaaaatacacatCATATTATTGTTGTTGAATACATAGAGGGATTTCACCAATCATGATGAATAAGTTTTAGATCCACTATCTGTAGTTTTCTATAGGGTTTTCAAGAAGTGAGAAGGTTACATGAAGGGATTATAATTACCTTAGGTTTAGTTGTAAGGTTAGTCATGTAGGTTAGTGGGAGGTATTACCTCTTTTGTATTGACTCCATTATCACTTGGCTAAGAAATGAGAATCAAATCTCAAGAATGAACGtagcactaatcaaacatttggcTTATAAAGCGTAGGTCAtgttaatataaataaaatctaaatccaGAGGATTTTTCAGTTTTTGAATCCTATATCGATGATAACATGACCAAGAAACCCCTTTATTTCTAAAGGACATGAAACTaagaaatgtttggagttagtgcatactcacatgtgtgaattttttaatgttcataCTTGGGAAGGGTACAGGTACTTCAatacttttattgatgaataCTCTAGGTTTGTATATGTGTACCTAGTACATAGGTTGATGTCTttgataaattcattgaatttaaggtggaATCCGATAACCTATTAGGTAAACATATCAATGCACTTCAATTAGATTAAGATTTTATGTTTAGTAGATTTGATTCATTCCATAGGAGCACAGTATTATATCCTAGTTGTGTGGACTTAGGACTCCATTGTATAATAGAGTAATGGAAGGAAGAAATAGAACTTTGATAGACAGTGAGATTAatgattggtttctcatcacttCCCATATTCATTTGTGATATTCCTTGGAAGTTGTATCTTAACTCCATTACTAAGTCGGTATCTTTAACTTCTAAAAAGATGTGGACACATTGTAAACTTAGTTTACCACAAATTCATATATGGGAGTGTATTGGACACAAAGGTAGACTAATTGAAAGCAAGGTAAGAGATACATTAGTTTATAAGATATCAAAGAGGATTTTGGGGTTATTACTTTATAATCAGGATGATTAGAAGGTGTTTGCTATTACAATTGTCAGATTTCTAATAAAGACCATATGATAAGTAGTAAGGTAAAGAGTGATATATATATTGGAGAACACTAGAAAATAATACCACAATGCACAAGATACTATGGATCCAGAGGTATAAAGACATATCATTTCCATTACTGTACATGAGTGCCTCATCATAGTGGAAGGTTTGTATCCCATAGATTTGTTGGGATTAAGCCCTAGTaatcatgacatgatgtaaacaatagagatttatttatttatatatgtttcctggttttcctttattatcccatatgcattaattggttatttgagcatacacacccacatcacttttattgtagatgacttgggtgcattaggagtttcACAGAAGATCCAAGTTATGAGTTCCTTGTAAAGTGATAATTAGTCCATaattagttcatggatttaggcaatccatcTAAGACTGTCCTCCTAATTGAAGGAATGATTTGTTTTAGTCATTGGGATGGTTTTTCCCATGATGAGTACACTAGTATATATGATACATATTGGacaggacctatggtgaatgaTAACGTATGGATATcagttgtcatgattcactaagctactatatatactacatgaactctcaaccttgaaagaatattAAACCTATGTCAAAGTCAACAAAAGGCttttgacctataggtgagaccCCAAGGTAGTCACATATCCTtatgaattgggtcactattgatggaggttggtgacaacaagtatttttaataaaggtaccatgatatctcatggaattgagACAATATGTCCAAAGGATATGTGATCTAGAATACTATGGTTATAACATTTCTTTTAGTTGAAATTTGACATACgctccttagagttagagtataTCAATTGaccacataataagtgagatctgtaACTTAAGAAttgaagaggtaatcttgataagtgatgGATGATAGCAccaccttattagattataggCATGAATTCATAGGGAGTCTACATATAGTAGATAGCGGGTCATGAACCTGAGCTTAGTTTTCTTGTTATTTACAAAGGATATTAGAGTGTAATTGATTCTTTGtaatgagatgttgaatcaatttcagAATTGAATTATGAGGGAGCCCATACCTTGCTTTAGGCTCATATACCATGTCGGCACGAGTTATGAGGACTAGattgactttaggttcactGTTGTGCAttaaggcattttggtaattatgtaatgTTGCACAAGGAAGAGtaaacaaggtctctagatttggctaattgattaattagatggtcctatatggttaattaataattaagacctgttttgggctagattaagtaactCAAGCCTAAGTGGGCTAAAGTTACTTAAGCCCACTAAGAAAACCCTATAAAATACCCCCCTTAGAGGTTAGGGATTCAAAAAAGACTTTTGACTgttgttttccattttctagaaagagaaagaaagagccAAAACATTCTTCCTTCCAAAGTCCACTCTTTAGATTGCCAAGGTTGTCCAAATATGCTCATGACCTCTTAGCCAAAACACAAATGCTTGATGCTACCAAAACAAATTCTCCCATTACCTAACCAATCCTCTTCCAAATGATGATCATCCTACTGATCCTACCATTTAGCGACGACTCTGTGGGTCCTTTCAATATCTTACTTTCACTTGCCCCAATCTTACCTATGTCATGAACTTAACCTGTCAATACTTCTGAAATCCAACAATGAAGGATCTCCGTGCCATCAAACGCATTCTTTGCTACATCAAGGGAACTCTCACCCATGGTTTGAGATATTTATCACAAACTTCACTCATCCTCAATGCCTTTTGTGATGCAAATTGAGTAGGTTGTCCCTTAACTTGACGGATCACCTCTGGGTTTTGTATCTACCTTGAGTCAAATTGCTTCAACTGGGCCTCTAAGAAGCACCCCACTATATCACATTCTAGTGCAAAGGCAGAGTATCGTGCCTTAGCCATTATGCTATAGATCTCCTATGACTCCAATATCTACTCGATGACATTGGTATTCATCTTGACCATCACCCTCTCCTCGATCCTCTGTGACAATAAAATGCAATTCACCTATCCCATAATCCCGTGTTCCATACTTGtaccaaacacattgaaattGACTACCATTTCATTTGTGAAACTATCACTATTGATGCACTTCAACTTTGTTATCTTCCTACCTCTAAATAGATTGCGGATATTTTCATAAAGGCTTTACCATGCTACTTGTTTACTAACTTTCGACATAAGCTTGACATTCATTCTGTTTCACTGCCATGCTTGAGAAGGATGAAAACCAGCACATCAAGGACAAAATCAACCACTAGTTGTTACAAGACCACAACTAGCTAGCATTTTGACGATCCTTAATTATCTCCTTTTGGTTTCCTAAAATCATGGATATGATTTTCAACTCAAGAATCATatcctttctttccttcttctaTCTTTCTATCTGATGCAACTTACgtatataaagaatattatagaaACTTTGAATAAAATACAGCAAACAACAACAATTCTCTCCTTCATTATCTTTACCCACTTGATTgcttgtaattaactttttCGACCCCAAAACATAAAACTAGAAGAGCAAAGTAGGATTTTactaaaatttgatttgataatCAAGATTTAAGGCTTTTGGAGATTATGTATGGTAATCTGATCATCATAGCATGTGTCCCTACAATATTTTACTCCAACTTCATTGTTTAATTTGAAGATGCGCCTTAAAAgaattattctttatatatatatacgcaTGTTTTACTTTTGTACACGTTGTCTTACCCAATActataaataaaatgttaaattaaaaCCATTTAAACAAGATAAGATTCAAGATATGCGGTTCGAGTTGAGTCTTATATTCAAACCAAAATCACAATTTTgacttttaatttagttttattttaaacaattttaacaTGATTCatatagtaaaagaaaaaagagaagaaaaagttcCATGTTGTTCCACGTTAAAATTTGGCCTTATACAATCcgtaataaatgataaaattttgtgGAGAACAATGTGAATTTCGTAAATATTAACCTTAAACAGCCGTCGAAAATAGTTATATGGAAAAAGACAAAAGTAGTGAGATCATAATGTAGAAAAGCTATCTCACAATTGAGTCCTGGCCCATGCCGTTCTGTCATGATCTCCTTGCACCTTACTCTTGACCCAAGTTGGGCGGTGCCTTTTTGACCTAAACAGAGACTGGTTCAATAAATTTTCTCGCGCAGCTAGGTCAATGGCACTGAATGTAATTTGGTTGAGAAACTGAAAGTTAGGTTAGTTCAAACCCGTGTGTTGAATGAAATGATAGCCTTCTGCATGCGCTTACACAATTCTAGTAGAATGAGATCAAATGAAGTAAGTTAATGACATCCTAAAGTTGGCTAAATCCATTTTGAATCAAAATGAATCTCATCATGAAATAGAACTATAACAAGGTTCATCGTTTGCCTGCTAATTTAGagtcttttttctttctttagttaCTGCTATTTTTAGTTATTAGATCAAACTACATTGCTTTTCTCTGTACACTTGGAACATAACATGGGTTATGTATTTTGTGAAGCTCAACAAATGGCTGGTATTCCACTTATCATTTAAGCCAAATATCAAATCTATCTATGAACTAGAGATGGGGCACTGCTTGATCCCTATAGACCGCTGAATTTAAagtttcattttaatttgaaaggAATTCGGGCTTACCATTAGCTTGCTAGGACACATGCATGCATGGAGACATGCAATAGACCATTATCTAATATTAAACTACACATTCTttgttttaattacttttttatttaatttattatcgTTGTTTGGGTTATGTTAGGATTAAGCAGTCCATTTGCAGTTATACTACGATCATGGCAAGTAtttaaagaaatcaaataattgtaaaaaaagaaaaaaaaagattatcaacaataattgaaataaataaataaataaacaggaGTAGATGATGGAGGTATGGTACAGCTTGAGTGAGATTCATCattagaataaaaaaggagTTTTATTTGTATCGATTTCAAGATAGCTAGCCATAGATTAAAAAGTTTGGGACCGCATAAACTCTTGAGAAAATTTTAGATAAGATCAACCAGTAGACATTTAGACGTGCTAGTTACGAAATACAAAAAGTACCCTTACTCTAAAAGCAGAAAGATGTCCGATACTAAAGTATAAGAATATCCATCATACTATACTAAAGTATATCTAGGAATATCTATCATTTTAACCTAGTACATATACCCAACACTCTCTTGATGGCATAGAGGTCCTTTTCTAGCTGCTTTTCCCCGAGAAAATGGAGTATTCTATCCATTACAAGATTGAATCATATCAGGATGAAGCTAGGCTCAGACTAGGAGGTGATTTTAACCATGATACTACAGGTATATGTGGtattggtggtggtggtggtgaaaGTGATGACCTCTTGTTGTCCATCATGTTCCAGAATTTGTTACACAGACTTTTTGCTGAACAAGGATAAGAATCTATTCTCTTTCCATGGCGCACTAGCGATGAGGATGCAGGAGATGTGGGAGTGCTTGATGACGACCTCTTtccataataatttttcttgaatCTAATGCATAGTCTCTTTGCTAAACAAGGAGAAGTACTTCTTGGTAGGGGCGTCGACGAACTGCGGAGACACTCTGCAGGAGAAGGTCTTGAGCTTGGAACGGGCCCAAATGGTGATTTTGGGGGTGGAGGGGGAGATGTTGAGGGCCTTTGATATTGGGTGATTCTCATGAATTTGCTGCATGAAGAACTCTCTGGAGCACAAGTAGAGGCgcctgttttcttcttttctactGGAGATGGAGGTTGAAGACTTGTGGGCATCTTCAAATTAGTACTTTGTGTGAACATATTCCACGAATTCTCTGGTACAAAAGCAATAGTGTAATTCAGATTCACAGTTCATGTAACTTCAACCAAAGCAGACCAAGTCCTAACATAATGAAGTGTATATTTAAGTTCTAAAGTAAGCAATTGAAGAGCCTATAGCTGAATTTTGGCCTTGATTAGAGGGAAGTGAAGAAGAAATAGTGCTACCCTTGTTACTCTCACCATCAGTACTATTGATCCCGACACTATTTTAATGGATTAAACTAAAATTCTcttcataattaaaaactataGGTATAGACTTAAAGGTCAGGAgagaattatttaaaagaaaaaagggaacaAAATGTTGTGAGAGCATGAGTCTCCTGTAATTTGTCAGAGATTATGTTGAACGCGTTTGAGAAAGGAGAAGTGAGTATTAGTTTAGTCACCTGATAAAGTTCTTGCATGAGCAAGAATAGCAAGAAGCTGAagaaagacaaagaaagacaTGAGAAGTGGAGTTCTCATCATATTCATGTTCCAAAACCATTCAATGAACAAAAGAAGAGAAACTCCCAATATAAGGCTGTAAGAAGTGAATCAATTTATCAACAGGCCCTTCTTGTCTTTTTGGGTCTATGGTAGTCTAGGATGCATATGGTAGCTAGGCGTGTTGACTTGGTCTATGAATCCACCTTTTAGACTAGAAATTGTCACAACTCTGCCTGTTCGCACGtgaaaaataattgtttgataCCATGTCAAAGTTGTAATAATTTGGCTCCTTCACATggtataattattaataaaacatCTGCTCTTTACAAAATCAACTGCTGTGGAATTAATTGCCCACCATTTCTTTATAACTATTCcgtgaagaaaatgaaataatgttCGTCTCCTCTAAGTCTTTCCTCAATTATTGTTACAGGCCTGAAGAAAGTGGCCTTCTGCTCACTTGATTgctttaacttttaagtttgaCTCCCAAAAGAAGGACACCACTTAAACtgctttttatctttttcagtCAAAAAACAAGATAAAACTCTTGTTTATGCAAGTCTATTCTCTCACAAGGAAAATTCTATGGTACCACTTCGGTACCTAccgaaaaaacatttttggtcATTGGATGAAGGTGGTTCAATCCGGACCATCCAACTGACTTCtgtatttaaaaaagaaaaaaagaaaaaataaataaataagttacagGTTGCCGGAAAACTTGTAATAAGAGTGTTGTTCTTCTCCGAAACTAGTATGGCCTCTTCCCTATGGTTTTGTGTGTTGTTCTTGGATAATGTTGAGGGGTTTTGgtgattttttgtttgtttgcttgTTCTTTTTTGTTGATGggtattttctcttttttccttgaGTGTGGGTTTTAGGTGAGTTGATCTGGATCTGTGTTCTTTGTAGCTGCATTTTCTTGCTGTTTTAGAGGTTTTACGGGTTGGGTTTTCTTAGGAAACCTCTGGTGTGGGAAAATGAGGGAAGTAAACATATTGTGGAGAAAAATATGGGATTCTTGCAGAGATGGGAGTTTGATCTGGTTTTGCTGGTGGTGTGGAGGTTTTAACAAGTTGGGTTTGTGGGAAGTTCCCAGACTAGGAAATGAGTCACCTTTCAACTGATTTTTGCTTGCAATTCATGGTTTCATAGTCTTCACATTTTAGTCTCGTTTTCCTTCTCATCTTTGTCACCGATTTACTGTATTATTAAATGTTCTCTCTTTGATGGCAATGAACTTTCTTATTTTGACTTACTTTTTGTTGGAACGAGTCCATCAAGATCTATTTTTCCATTTGGTTTACTATTCATGATGCTGATtgtgtttgttctttttctatttttttatttgattcttgCAGAAATTTGGTGGGTTgggtttttgaaaaagaaaaactcttTCTAGTGTAGTGGGGAGGggaaaaaaataggattttGATCCAACTTTGgaaatggaatttcaaaattggGGGAAGTTTA contains:
- the LOC132252648 gene encoding uncharacterized protein LOC132252648, producing MNMMRTPLLMSFFVFLQLLAILAHARTLSENSWNMFTQSTNLKMPTSLQPPSPVEKKKTGASTCAPESSSCSKFMRITQYQRPSTSPPPPPKSPFGPVPSSRPSPAECLRSSSTPLPRSTSPCLAKRLCIRFKKNYYGKRSSSSTPTSPASSSLVRHGKRIDSYPCSAKSLCNKFWNMMDNKRSSLSPPPPPIPHIPVVSWLKSPPSLSLASS